In Amycolatopsis jiangsuensis, the following proteins share a genomic window:
- a CDS encoding NtaA/DmoA family FMN-dependent monooxygenase (This protein belongs to a clade of FMN-dependent monooxygenases, within a broader family of flavin-dependent oxidoreductases, the luciferase-like monooxygenase (LMM) family, some of whose members use coenzyme F420 rather than FMN.), with protein MSARELHFNAFVWPNGYHESAWRVVPDDVRGVLGLSYYADLARTAERGLLDTVFLADNIAIPEYRTTHLPQTQFDPISVLSALAGVTSHVGLIGTGSTTYTKPWDLARRFATLDHLSGGRAGWNIVTTVTPLAAANYGESAHPDHADRYTRAHEFVDVVTRAWDSWEDDALVGDRERGVWADRGKLHAPRFHGQFYDVEGILPFPRSPQGWPVLVQAGQSPAGIALAARYAELVFSGPPSLDAAVAFRTDLHTQAAAAGRDPAQLLVLPALMITLGGTEAEAREKARHLEDLASPEFGWQNVLYTAGLDPDAFDPDAPLPPELWAGRAAPSSRAEQLYAAARARPEATLRDLTRDRKSGAGQFHFAGTPEQLATHITTWQDAGAADGFTIMGSTLPTELTTFVDEVIPSLQRSGRFRTEYRGTTLRDNLGLHRPNR; from the coding sequence ATGAGTGCGCGAGAGTTGCACTTCAACGCGTTCGTCTGGCCCAACGGATACCACGAATCGGCCTGGCGGGTGGTACCCGACGACGTCCGCGGCGTGCTCGGGCTGTCCTACTACGCGGACCTGGCGCGCACGGCCGAACGCGGGCTGCTGGACACCGTGTTCCTGGCCGACAACATCGCCATCCCGGAATACCGCACCACGCATCTGCCGCAGACGCAGTTCGACCCGATTTCCGTGCTGTCCGCGCTGGCCGGGGTGACCAGCCACGTCGGGCTGATCGGTACCGGGTCCACGACCTACACCAAGCCGTGGGACCTCGCCCGCCGCTTCGCGACGCTGGATCACCTCAGCGGCGGCCGCGCGGGCTGGAACATCGTCACCACGGTCACCCCGCTGGCCGCGGCGAACTACGGCGAGTCCGCGCACCCCGACCACGCCGACCGGTACACCCGCGCGCACGAGTTCGTCGACGTCGTCACCCGGGCTTGGGACAGCTGGGAGGACGACGCGCTGGTCGGCGACCGCGAACGCGGCGTGTGGGCCGACCGCGGCAAGCTGCACGCGCCGCGGTTTCACGGGCAGTTCTACGACGTGGAGGGCATCCTGCCGTTCCCGCGGTCCCCGCAGGGATGGCCGGTGCTCGTCCAAGCAGGACAGTCGCCGGCCGGGATCGCCCTCGCCGCACGTTACGCCGAGCTGGTGTTCTCGGGGCCGCCCTCCCTCGACGCGGCGGTGGCGTTCCGCACCGACCTGCACACCCAGGCAGCGGCGGCCGGACGCGATCCGGCTCAGCTGCTCGTCCTCCCGGCGCTGATGATCACCCTCGGCGGTACCGAAGCCGAGGCCCGGGAGAAGGCACGGCACCTGGAAGACCTGGCGAGCCCGGAATTCGGCTGGCAGAACGTGCTGTACACGGCGGGACTCGACCCGGACGCGTTCGACCCGGACGCCCCGCTGCCGCCGGAGCTGTGGGCCGGGCGCGCCGCCCCGTCGAGCCGGGCCGAGCAGCTCTACGCCGCCGCCCGCGCCCGCCCGGAGGCCACCCTGCGCGACCTCACCCGAGACCGCAAGAGCGGCGCGGGCCAGTTCCACTTCGCCGGAACCCCGGAGCAGCTCGCCACCCACATCACCACCTGGCAGGACGCCGGCGCCGCCGACGGCTTCACCATCATGGGCTCCACCCTGCCCACCGAACTGACCACCTTCGTCGACGAGGTGATTCCGAGCCTGCAACGCTCAGGCCGCTTCCGGACCGAATACCGCGGCACCACACTGCGCGACAACCTCGGCCTGCACCGCCCGAACCGCTGA